The DNA segment CGAGGTCGCCCACGCCAGCGATGCCGAAGAAGGTGTCGGGCGTCGCGCCCATGGACGCGCCGAGCCGCGCGATCTCTGCCAGGCCGCGCGCAAGGAGTGCGCTCTTGGCGTTGTAGCCCGCCTGCAGGCCGTCGAGGATGCCAGCCGCGATGGCGATCACGTTCTTCGTTGCGCCCGCCAGTTCGACACCCAGCACGTCTGGGTTCGTGTACACGCGCAGCCAACTCGTCGAGAACGTGCGCTGCACCTCCGCCGCGAAGTCGGCGTCGTCGCTCGCCGCGATCATGGTCGCCGGCAGGCAGCGGGCCAGTTCCGGCGCGATCGTCGGCCCGCTCAGCACGGCCAGCCGGCGCGGGCGCGCGTCGGGATCGTCGCGCAACGCATCGGCCAGGATCTGCGTCGGCCGCAGCAGCGTGTCGTTCTCGATCCCCTTGGCGACGGACACGACCGCCGCATCGCGGGGCACGTGCAGGCGCAGCCGCTCCCACACCGACCGCGTGAACTGGACCGGGATCGCCGAGACGATCAGGTCGGCTTCCTCGAGCGCCTCGTCGTCGCGCAGGCAGACGCGCACGGAGTCCGGCAGCGTGAACCCAGGCAGGCGGTACGAGCGCCGGGTCTGGGTCAGCGCGCCCGCTTCGTCCGCGCTGTGGCCCCACAGCCGCACGTCCGTCCTCGGTGAACGCGACGTGGCGTCCGGCGTCGAGAGGATGCCCGCGCAGACCAGCCCCATCTGACCGAGGCCGAGGACCGTAACTCGGGCGGGGGTGGACACGGGTCACTCCGTCGCCGGGGCTGAACCCTCGGGGCGTGATGCCCGTACCCTATCCGACCGAGCGCGGGGGGGAGGGGTAGGATTGCCCCTTCGCAGGGCTGACCGCCGATTCCGGCGGCAGCCGACCACCCGTTCACGACCCGACCATCCGGGAGCACGGCGCATGGCCTCAACCGCTCACACGCACGCTCACGACCACGATCACGGGCCCCATCATCACCACCACGAGGACGACAAGCGCGGGCGGATGGTCGCCTGCTCCCACGGCGAGGAGACCAGCGAGCGGCACATCCTTCTGTATCTCGTCGGCGGAATGCTGCTCGTCGCCACGCTGCTCGCCAAGTGGCTGGAAGTCACCGACCCTGCGGTGGCCCAGATCCCGGCCGTCATCGCCTCCATCATGCTTGCCATCCCGCTCTGCCGCGAGGGCTGGCGCGAGATCAGCGAGCGGCGGGCCTCGTCTTCGACGCTCGCGGCGATCGCCATCCTCGCGGCCATCGCGGTCGGCGACTTCGTGACCGCCGGCGGGTTGGCGTTCATCCTGCTGGTGGCGGACGCGATCCTGCGGCGCACGGCCTTCGGCGCGCAGCGCGCCATCGCCGAACTTGTCGCCCTCACGCCCGACGTCGCCCGCATCGTTGATGGAGGCACGGAGCGCGAGGTCGCGCTCGGCGAGGTCAAGGTCGGGGACGTTGTCCGCGTTCGCCCCGGCGAGAACCTGCCGGTGGACGGCGTCGTCGTCAGCGGGCGATCCACGATCAACCAGGCATCGCTCACCGGCGAGGCCGTCCCAGTCGAGGTGCAGTCCGGCGAGCCGGTCTACGCCGGAACCACCAACCTCACCGGCATCATCGACCTGCGCGTCACGCAGGTCGGCGAGGAGACGGCCATCGGCAAGGTTAGCCAGCTGATCCGCGCCGCCGAGGAGACCCGCTCGCCGCGCCAGGCGCTGATCGAGCAGGTCGCCCGCTTCTTCGTTCCTGTCGCCATCTCGGTCGCGTTCGTGGTCTGGTTCGTGATGAGCCAGAACGCGGACCTCCGCCCGGACGCGACACGCACCGCGATCACCGTCCTCATCGTCTGCTGCCCCGCGGCCCTGCTGCTCTCCAGCCCGAGCGCGATGGTGGCGGCATTCGCGGCGGCGGCGCGCCTCGGCGTCATGATCAAGCAGCCTTCGTACCTCGAAGCCGCCTCGAACGTCGACGCCGTCGTCATGGACAAGACCGGCACGATCACGACCGGTCGCTTCGAGGTCGCACGCCTCGCGCCCGCCCCGGGCGTCGAGGGTGCTGACCTGCTCGCGGCCGCCGCCAACGGCGAGCAGCACTCGAACCACCCGCTCGCCCAGTCCATCCTGCGCACCGCCCGCGCCGCCAAGATCACCCCTGATGGCTCGCAGGACTACGAGGAAATCCACGGCCGGGGCGTGCGGGCGCGCACCACCCTCGGCGAACTCTGCGTCGGCCGCGCCAGCTGGCTGCGAGAACTCAACCCCGCCATCGCTCAGCAGGTCGAGGCCGTCGAGCAGCGCATCGAGGGCATGACCGGCGTGCACGTGATGCGCGACGGCCGGTACCTCGGCGCAGTCGGGCTGGAGGACAAGATCAAGCCCGGCACAGCCGGTGTCGTCAGCAAACTCCGCGAACTCGGCGTGCGCACCGTCGCCATCTTCACGGGCGACCGGCTCTCGGTCGCCAAGCGCGTCGGCCAGGCCGTCGGCGTCGATGCCATCGAGGCCGAGTGCCACCCCGAGGAGAAGCACGAGCAGATCCGCCAGATGGTCGCCGCCGGTATGCGCACCATGATGGTCGGCGACGGCATCAACGACGGCCCGTCGCTCGCGGCCGCCGACGTCGGCGTCGCCATGGGCCTCTCCGGCTCCGACATCGCCACCAACTCCGCCGGCGTCGCCCTGATGACCGACGAACTCAACCGCGTCCCCTTCCTCATCGAACTCGCCCGCAAGACCCGCGTCATCATCGCCCAGAACATCGCCGCGTCGATCGTGATCGTGCTCATCGGCCTCGCCCTCGCCGCCACCGGCAAACTCGAGGTCTGGCTCGCCGGCCTCTACCACTTCGCCGGCGAGATCTTCGTCCTCGCCAACTCCTTCCGCCTCTTCCGCTTCGGCGAGAACTTCACCGAGGCCGAGGAGTCCAGGCAGACCGCAACCCCGGCCTGGCAGCGCCGCGCCGCAAGCGTGCGCGGGCTGTCCGCCGAGACGCCGGGGGTGTAGCGCGGGACTGGACACGGCGCGCCGGTGCGAGTCTCAACCCCGACGGCGCAAGGGTGTAGCGCGTGATGCACAAGCCCCTCGACGGAGTGGCGGGCTACCCGGGGTGTGCGGGCGTCTCGGGTCCGCTCAGAGCCGCTCGGCCGCGAGGCTGGCGAGTTCGCTGCGTTCGCTCTTGGCGAGCGTGACGTGGCCGACGATGGGCAGGCCCTTCATTTTCTCGACCGTGTACGAGAGGCCGTTGCTGGACTGGTCGAGGTACGGATTGTCGATCTGGCCGATGTCGCCGGTGAGAACCAGTTTCGTCCCCTCGCCGACGCGGCTGGCGATGGTGCGGACCTCGTGCGGCGTGAGGTTCTGTGCCTCGTCCACCACCATGAACTGGTGAGGGATGGAGCGGCCGCGGATGTAGGTGAGCGGTTCGAGCACGAGGACGCCGTCGGCCATGAGTTTCTGGATGCGCTGCTCGGTGCTCTGGCTCTCGGCGGACTGACCGGGCGAGGCGCGCGTGCTCAGCAGGTAGGTGAGGTTGTCGAAGATGGGTTGCATCCACGCCGTGAGTTTCTCGTCCTTGTCACCGGGGAGGTAGCCGATGTCGCGCCCCATCGGCATGATCGGGCGTGCGCACAGCATCCGCTCGTAGCGTTCCTCGGTGAGCACCTTCGACATGCCGGCTGCCAGAGCGAGCAGCGTCTTGCCCGTGCCCGCGGACCCGAGCAGTGTGACGAGTTTCACCTGGTCGTCCAGCAGCAGGTCGAACGCCATGATCTGCTGGAGGTTGCGGGACATGATGCCGAAGACGGGCTTGCGCGGGCCGGTGATGGGGATGACGTGGTCGGTGTCGCCGGGTCGGCGGGCGATGCCGGTGTGGTGCTCGTCCTCGGCGTCGCGCAGCAGGAGGAACTGGTTGGCGCGGAGTTCGACTGGCCACGGCTCGCCGCTCTCCTCCTCGCCCGCGAGCACGCCGACGAGCCGCTCCAGGGGCAGGGCGCGCTGCTCGTAGAGATCGTCGATCAGCGTGCCCTCGACCGTGAGCGAGAGGTAGCCGGTGTAGAGCCGCTCGGCGTCCACCTTCTGGTTCTCGAAGTCCTCGGTGTGGATGCCGAGCGTGTCACTCTTGATGCGCGCGCTCAGGTCCTTCGAGACGAAGACCGTGCGCTTGCCCTCGCGGTGCAGGTCCAGCGCGACCGCGATGATGCGGTTGTCGGGGATGTCCTCGTGCAGCAGGTCGGGCCGCTGGTGGTCCGCGGCGTCGATGCGCACGGTGCCGGTCGCGCCGTTGCGCCCGGTGCTGGCGGCCGCGCCGCTGGTCGGCTTGACCGCACCCCAGTCCACGCCCTCGGTGAGGTTGCCGGCGACGCGCAGGCGGTCGAGGTGGCGGATGCACTCGCGGGCGTTGCGCCCGATGTCGTCGTCGCGGCGCTTGAGCTTGTCCAGCTCCTCGATGACGGGGAACGGGATGACGACGTGGTTCTCCTGAAAGACGAAGAGGGCGTTGGGGTTGTGGAGCAGCACGTTCGTGTCGAGCACGAAGTGCTTCACGCCGTCGGTCTGGCCGGGGCCTGCCTTGTGGTCCTTCTTCCGTGCGGTCACGCTGCGCTCCGTCGCGGGTCCGTGGTGGTGAGCATACTGCGCCGGACGTTCAGGCGAGCAGCGCGCCCGTGGTCAGCACAAGCCCGATCACCCCGGCGATGCCCGTCTTGATGGCGACGGCGGTCAGGCGGCCGACTGCGGCCCCTCGCCCCACCGCGGCCGACTCGCGCCACGTCCGCTGCGACATCCCCCGCTCGCCAGCGACCGCGCCCAGCCCGGCCCCGACCGCGGCCCCGATGATCGTGCCGAGCAGGGGGATCGGGATGGCGAAGGTGCCGACGACCGCGCCGATCAGGCCCCCGACGATCGAGCCGACCATCCCCGGCCTCGTGCCGCCGGTGCGCTTCGCACCGCGTGCAGACCATGCGAACTCGACGACCTCGCCGGCGAACGCGAGCACGGCACACAGCGCGATTGTCCACCACTCGTACAAGCCCTCGCGCCACCACTGGCAGAGCAGCGCGACCAGGATGATGAACCATGTGCCCGGCAGCGTGAGCAGCGTCAGCACGACGCCGACCAGCGACGCCAACGCCACGATCCCCACCGCAACAAGGTCAAGCCCCTGCGCCATCCGGCTCCGTCCGCGGTCCGTCGCCCCGATCGGGCGCGCTGCCATCGGCCGCCTCTTCTTCCTCTTCTTGGCGGTCTGGGAAGGCGGTTTTCTCCATTTCCAGCACCCAGGACTCGAGGTGGTTGTAGCGGAAGAGGTCCAGGCGCAGTTCGCGCCCGCCCAGGATGACGTGCTCGGGCTTGATCTTCAGAAAGACGATGAACTTGTGCCACTTTCGCTTGTCCACGTCGTCGAGGTCGGCGGGCACAAGCGTCGCGCCGCCGGGGAGCGTGAGCCGCTGGGCCTCCGGCTCCCATGAGTAGCGCTTCGAGGCAACCATGCCGAAGAGGATCAGCATCCACGTGCCGAATCCCCAGCAGACGACGAGGATGAGCCACTGGCTGGGCAGGTCGAACCAGCTGAGAGGTTTCGGGGCCGGCCGCTGCGCCCACTCGCTCTGGAGTCGGGCGAGTGTGGCGCCGGGGTTCTCCATGCGCGTGTGCTGGGGGTCGAGCATGTTCAGGCCCGGCGTGGCAAGGGCTTCGAGCCAGAGCAGGCGCTGTTGCTCAACGGCCGAGCGCTGGGTCACGTCCTTGGCGCGGAGTCGGGCGAGTTCGCCGGCCGGATCGTCGATGCTCGCCTGTCCCAGGACGCCGCGGTCGTTTGCGGTGCGGAGGTATTCGAGTTGCATGAGTTCGGCATAGGCAGCACCTCGCTTGGGATAGGCGACGAGCGCGTCGTAAAGGCCCCACGCGCCGAACGCCCAGAGCGCGATCGTGATGAGCACGACACGGATGAGCCACCGGCGTGCGAGCGTCGTGCGCGTGGGTGTTGGCGTCGCGGTCTTGGACTCCGGCACAGTGGACTCCGACATCGCCCCCTCCCGTGTGCGGCCGCTACCGCGACCCTAGACCATCGGCGACCGGCGCGCCGGGCCTTCATCCGCCCAGTTCATCGACCCGCGCCAGGGCCGCGTCCCACCACCGTGCTGCACGCTCCGGCCCGCCGGGTCGAGCCATCAGCCCCGAGAACCCGCCGAAACGCACCTGACGGACGGGGATGCGGGGGTACGGCGTCCCCGAGGCGATCGCCCGGTTCAGCCAGTGCTCGTGCTCCCGGCGGGCGATCTCGGCGCGGGTGAGCAGCCGCCCGCGACCGCCGAAACTCCACAGCATGGGGCCATTCTACTGCCCGGAACGATCCGGCCAAGGGTTGTCTCAGCGAGGCTTCGGCGAGGTCAGCGAGGAACGATCCAGATGTTCCGGAACCGCACGCGGCTGTCGCCGTGGTCCTGGAGCAGGATCGGGCCGGGCGATGGGCCTTCGGGCGCGCCGCCGCCGGTCGTGCCGTCGATCTCAAAGTCGTCGTGGATCAGCGTGCCGTTGTGCCAGACGCTGACGCGGGCGTTGGCGATCTTGTCTCCCACAGTGGACCAGCGCGGCGCGGTGAAGTCGATCAGATAGGTCTGCCACTCCTCGGCGGGGCGTGCGGCGTTCACCAGCGGCGCGGCCTTCGAGTAGATCGCCCCGCACAGGTTGTCCGCCGGCGGCAGCCCGTGCGAGTCGTGGATCTGCACCTCGTAGCGGCCCTGGAGATAGACGCCGCTGTTGCCGCGCGCCTGCCCGGTGAACTCCGGCGGGTTGTTCGGCACGGCGAACTCGATGTGCAGCAAGAAGTCGCCGAACGACTCGCGCGTGCGGATCGAGCCGGCCCCGACGTTCACCACCATCGCCCCCTCGGCGTCGATCTCCCACCGGCACGCCGAGCCGTCGCGGGCCATGACCCAGGCGTCGGTCGAGGATCCGTCGAAGAGAAAGGCGGCCGTGCGAGGGGCGGCCTGGCCGTCCCGCGAGCCGGAGGGGGGTGAGGAACAGGCGGGGAGAATCGCCAACAACGAGAGCACCGATACGCGCATTGCATTTCGTGTCATTGCATCAGAATAGCGATGTTGTACCGGCGACTACCCGCGAGAACCCGGGCTGCCAAGGATTCGATGCCGGGGCGATGGAGGGCAGTCCGATGGCGATGCAGACTCTCCAGCCGCGGACCGACCGTGAGCCGCGGCCTCAGCATTGGCGGAGGAACGTCGCCCAGAGCGTGGCCGCGTGGCTCGTGGCGGGGCTGACGGCGCTTCTACCCGGCTGCGGCGATGCGGCGACTCCCGGCACCGGGCAGCCTGCCCGGCCCTACGAAGGTCGCAGGCTTGTGGTGTTCGTCGGCTCGGCGTCGCAGCCGCCGACGGAACTGGCCGT comes from the Synechococcales cyanobacterium CNB genome and includes:
- a CDS encoding NAD(P)H-dependent glycerol-3-phosphate dehydrogenase, which codes for MGLVCAGILSTPDATSRSPRTDVRLWGHSADEAGALTQTRRSYRLPGFTLPDSVRVCLRDDEALEEADLIVSAIPVQFTRSVWERLRLHVPRDAAVVSVAKGIENDTLLRPTQILADALRDDPDARPRRLAVLSGPTIAPELARCLPATMIAASDDADFAAEVQRTFSTSWLRVYTNPDVLGVELAGATKNVIAIAAGILDGLQAGYNAKSALLARGLAEIARLGASMGATPDTFFGIAGVGDLATSCFSPEGRNRSCGEALGRGQRLDTYLASQPFVVEGVATTRSVIDLARKYRVDMPITASVHAVLFEGMDPIDAIGRLMSRELKSERIA
- a CDS encoding cation-translocating P-type ATPase, with the protein product MASTAHTHAHDHDHGPHHHHHEDDKRGRMVACSHGEETSERHILLYLVGGMLLVATLLAKWLEVTDPAVAQIPAVIASIMLAIPLCREGWREISERRASSSTLAAIAILAAIAVGDFVTAGGLAFILLVADAILRRTAFGAQRAIAELVALTPDVARIVDGGTEREVALGEVKVGDVVRVRPGENLPVDGVVVSGRSTINQASLTGEAVPVEVQSGEPVYAGTTNLTGIIDLRVTQVGEETAIGKVSQLIRAAEETRSPRQALIEQVARFFVPVAISVAFVVWFVMSQNADLRPDATRTAITVLIVCCPAALLLSSPSAMVAAFAAAARLGVMIKQPSYLEAASNVDAVVMDKTGTITTGRFEVARLAPAPGVEGADLLAAAANGEQHSNHPLAQSILRTARAAKITPDGSQDYEEIHGRGVRARTTLGELCVGRASWLRELNPAIAQQVEAVEQRIEGMTGVHVMRDGRYLGAVGLEDKIKPGTAGVVSKLRELGVRTVAIFTGDRLSVAKRVGQAVGVDAIEAECHPEEKHEQIRQMVAAGMRTMMVGDGINDGPSLAAADVGVAMGLSGSDIATNSAGVALMTDELNRVPFLIELARKTRVIIAQNIAASIVIVLIGLALAATGKLEVWLAGLYHFAGEIFVLANSFRLFRFGENFTEAEESRQTATPAWQRRAASVRGLSAETPGV
- a CDS encoding PhoH family protein, which produces MKHFVLDTNVLLHNPNALFVFQENHVVIPFPVIEELDKLKRRDDDIGRNARECIRHLDRLRVAGNLTEGVDWGAVKPTSGAAASTGRNGATGTVRIDAADHQRPDLLHEDIPDNRIIAVALDLHREGKRTVFVSKDLSARIKSDTLGIHTEDFENQKVDAERLYTGYLSLTVEGTLIDDLYEQRALPLERLVGVLAGEEESGEPWPVELRANQFLLLRDAEDEHHTGIARRPGDTDHVIPITGPRKPVFGIMSRNLQQIMAFDLLLDDQVKLVTLLGSAGTGKTLLALAAGMSKVLTEERYERMLCARPIMPMGRDIGYLPGDKDEKLTAWMQPIFDNLTYLLSTRASPGQSAESQSTEQRIQKLMADGVLVLEPLTYIRGRSIPHQFMVVDEAQNLTPHEVRTIASRVGEGTKLVLTGDIGQIDNPYLDQSSNGLSYTVEKMKGLPIVGHVTLAKSERSELASLAAERL
- a CDS encoding DUF456 domain-containing protein — encoded protein: MAARPIGATDRGRSRMAQGLDLVAVGIVALASLVGVVLTLLTLPGTWFIILVALLCQWWREGLYEWWTIALCAVLAFAGEVVEFAWSARGAKRTGGTRPGMVGSIVGGLIGAVVGTFAIPIPLLGTIIGAAVGAGLGAVAGERGMSQRTWRESAAVGRGAAVGRLTAVAIKTGIAGVIGLVLTTGALLA
- a CDS encoding DUF1080 domain-containing protein, coding for MTRNAMRVSVLSLLAILPACSSPPSGSRDGQAAPRTAAFLFDGSSTDAWVMARDGSACRWEIDAEGAMVVNVGAGSIRTRESFGDFLLHIEFAVPNNPPEFTGQARGNSGVYLQGRYEVQIHDSHGLPPADNLCGAIYSKAAPLVNAARPAEEWQTYLIDFTAPRWSTVGDKIANARVSVWHNGTLIHDDFEIDGTTGGGAPEGPSPGPILLQDHGDSRVRFRNIWIVPR